A genomic segment from Nicotiana tabacum cultivar K326 chromosome 9, ASM71507v2, whole genome shotgun sequence encodes:
- the LOC107809789 gene encoding dolichol-phosphate mannose synthase subunit 3 yields MKQIVKILTLLLGVAVVWIGLLQTSTIPESYTWLLPLYLIMSLGCYGLFMVGIGLMKFPTCPQEALFLQQDILEAKEFLKKKGVDVGSD; encoded by the exons ATGAAACAAATCGTGAAGATTTTGACGTTATTGCTTGGAGTAGCTGTCGTTTGGATAGGCTTGTTGCAGACATCAACAATTCCAGAGAGTTACACTTGGCTG TTGCCTCTATACCTCATTATGTCGCTTGGTTGCTATGGTCTGTTCATGGTTGGCATTGGTCTAATGAAATTTCCCACATGTCCTCAAGAGGCTCTTTTCTTACAGCAG gatatTCTTGAAGCCAAGGAATTCCTGAAGAAAAAAGGGGTAGACGTTGGTTCTGATTGA